Proteins from one Phycisphaerales bacterium genomic window:
- a CDS encoding NAD(P)-dependent oxidoreductase produces the protein MTKEKGIVIVTGSNGRIGDAVMRRFVGRFSDVVGFDRKAPGPPPPGCTHIPVEITSDESVREGLRAVREHHGTRVVSVIHLAAYYDFFGEPSTKYDEITVRGTGRLLRGLRDAGLRVEQFVFSSTMLVHRPAEPGQFINEDWPIEPTWAYPESKVRTEQLIHAERGQVPAVLLRIAGVYDDQCHSIPLAHQMQRISERQFTSRIYSGSTSHGQSFLHMDDLVDAIALTVERRAALPPEVPILLGEPEPLSYDELQHTFSRLIHGEEWETLQVPGVLAPLAKAGTWVMGKLPGANPFIKSWMIDRANDHYALDITRARNLLDWSPRRSLRETIPKMVAALKTDPDGFYRENDLTGKS, from the coding sequence ATGACAAAGGAAAAAGGTATCGTCATCGTGACGGGCTCCAACGGGAGGATCGGCGATGCCGTCATGCGGCGATTCGTCGGGCGCTTCAGCGATGTGGTCGGCTTCGACCGCAAGGCGCCTGGTCCGCCGCCGCCCGGATGCACGCACATCCCCGTCGAGATCACGTCGGACGAGAGCGTGCGAGAAGGGCTGCGCGCCGTCCGCGAGCATCACGGGACGCGCGTCGTCTCGGTGATCCACCTGGCCGCCTACTACGATTTCTTCGGTGAGCCGAGCACGAAATACGACGAGATCACGGTGCGCGGCACGGGGCGCCTGCTGCGCGGGCTGCGCGACGCCGGCTTGCGCGTCGAACAGTTCGTCTTCTCCAGCACGATGCTCGTGCATCGCCCGGCCGAGCCGGGACAGTTCATCAACGAAGACTGGCCGATCGAGCCGACGTGGGCGTACCCGGAATCGAAAGTCCGCACCGAGCAGCTCATCCACGCCGAGCGCGGCCAGGTGCCCGCCGTGCTGCTGCGCATCGCCGGCGTGTACGACGACCAGTGCCACTCGATCCCGCTGGCCCACCAGATGCAGCGCATCAGCGAGCGGCAGTTCACCAGCCGCATCTATTCCGGCAGCACGTCGCACGGCCAATCGTTCCTGCACATGGACGATCTGGTGGACGCCATCGCGCTCACGGTCGAGCGCCGCGCCGCACTGCCGCCGGAAGTGCCGATCCTGCTGGGCGAGCCCGAGCCGCTCAGTTACGACGAGCTCCAGCACACCTTCTCCCGCCTGATCCACGGCGAGGAGTGGGAGACGCTCCAGGTCCCCGGCGTGCTCGCGCCGCTGGCCAAGGCCGGCACGTGGGTGATGGGGAAACTCCCCGGCGCCAACCCGTTCATCAAGTCGTGGATGATCGACCGCGCCAACGACCACTACGCGCTGGACATCACCCGCGCCCGCAACCTGCTCGACTGGTCCCCGCGGCGGAGCCTGCGCGAGACGATTCCCAAGATGGTCGCCGCGCTCAAAACCGACCCAGACGGCTTTTATCGCGAGAACGATCTCACCGGAAAGTCTTGA
- a CDS encoding SPW repeat protein: MESNHGQAAPRGHDTHAPQGEIPTHHSEVGGEHDHATMMRDMLAQWVWRDFANIILGLWLLTAPFTFGYRSAAMTWSDIISGAIIALLGVMTLWPRLDLARWGICFTGLWLLFAPLVFWSPDAAGYANDTLIGALVIAFSVLIPMMPGKAHHKLMTTPGPQIPPGWSYNPSTWLQRGPIIALALVGFFISRYLAAYQLGYINHAWDPFFAGGEGTRKVLDSEVSKMFPISDAGLGAAAYLIEALSGFMGGRDRWRTMPWMVAMFGALVIPLGIVSIVLIILQPVAVGAWCMLCLITAAAMLVMISPALDEVIAMLQFLLGARREGKPLWRTFWLGGTLDSGNATGGGAMKPSDRSRSAASEVIRAMNLDNVPWNMIASAALGVWLMFTPSVLGVSDAAAHSHHVVGALIVTWSVIAFGEVARSVRFLNVVMALWVAAAPWFLSGAGAGARWNAIIVGAALILLSLRRGEVRERYGSWNRYMV, translated from the coding sequence ATGGAATCAAATCATGGCCAAGCCGCGCCGCGAGGACACGATACCCACGCGCCACAGGGTGAGATTCCGACCCATCATAGTGAGGTGGGCGGCGAGCACGATCACGCGACGATGATGCGCGACATGCTCGCCCAATGGGTCTGGCGGGACTTCGCCAACATCATCCTCGGGCTGTGGCTGCTCACCGCGCCATTCACCTTCGGCTATCGCAGCGCGGCGATGACCTGGAGCGACATCATCAGCGGCGCGATCATCGCCCTTCTGGGCGTGATGACGCTCTGGCCGCGCCTCGACCTGGCGCGGTGGGGCATCTGCTTCACGGGCCTCTGGCTGCTCTTCGCCCCGCTGGTCTTCTGGTCGCCTGATGCGGCCGGCTACGCAAACGACACGCTGATCGGCGCTCTGGTTATCGCTTTCTCCGTGCTCATTCCGATGATGCCGGGCAAGGCCCACCACAAGTTGATGACGACGCCGGGCCCGCAGATTCCGCCGGGGTGGAGCTACAACCCTTCGACGTGGCTTCAGCGCGGACCGATCATCGCGCTGGCGCTGGTGGGCTTCTTCATCTCGCGCTACCTCGCGGCCTATCAACTCGGCTACATCAATCATGCGTGGGATCCGTTCTTCGCTGGAGGAGAAGGCACACGAAAGGTGCTGGATTCGGAGGTCTCGAAGATGTTCCCCATCTCCGACGCGGGGCTGGGCGCGGCGGCGTACCTGATCGAAGCGCTTTCGGGGTTCATGGGCGGCCGAGACCGCTGGCGCACCATGCCCTGGATGGTGGCAATGTTCGGCGCGCTGGTCATTCCGCTTGGAATCGTCAGCATCGTGCTGATCATCCTCCAGCCGGTGGCCGTCGGCGCGTGGTGCATGCTCTGCCTGATTACGGCGGCGGCGATGCTGGTCATGATCTCGCCGGCCCTGGACGAGGTGATCGCAATGCTTCAGTTCCTCCTCGGCGCCCGCCGCGAAGGCAAGCCGTTGTGGCGGACGTTCTGGCTCGGCGGAACGCTCGACAGCGGCAACGCGACCGGCGGCGGTGCGATGAAGCCATCGGATCGTTCCCGGTCGGCGGCGAGCGAGGTCATCAGGGCAATGAACCTGGACAATGTCCCCTGGAACATGATCGCCAGCGCGGCGCTGGGCGTGTGGCTGATGTTCACCCCGAGCGTCCTGGGCGTGAGCGACGCCGCGGCGCACAGCCATCACGTCGTCGGCGCACTGATCGTTACCTGGTCGGTCATCGCCTTCGGCGAAGTCGCGCGCAGCGTGCGATTCCTGAACGTCGTGATGGCTTTGTGGGTGGCGGCGGCGCCGTGGTTCCTGTCCGGCGCCGGCGCCGGCGCGCGCTGGAACGCCATCATCGTCGGCGCCGCCCTGATCCTGCTCAGCCTCCGTCGCGGAGAAGTTCGGGAACGTTACGGGAGTTGGAACCGATACATGGTTTGA